The Pseudomonas baetica genome includes a region encoding these proteins:
- a CDS encoding GlxA family transcriptional regulator: MASLRYGKQLGHGLTPAFETRLVSPDGKPVNSFSDVLMPVDGELENADVIILPAFWDDFDTLCSRYPQVLPWLREQHARGAVLCGEATGVFWLAEAGLLNGKEATTYWRFFNAFAERFPRVFLNQDKHLTDADNLYCAGGTTSACDLYIYLIERFCGANVAQAVARDILYEVQRSYSPGRIGFGGQKLHQDVIILQIQHWLEEHFADKFRFEDVAREHGMSIRNFMRRFQTATGDKPLHYLQRLRIETAKGLLSGSRKSIKTISYEVGYDDASFFARLFRQHTELSPNQYRQQFQQAA, translated from the coding sequence CTGGCCAGCCTGCGGTACGGTAAACAACTGGGCCACGGCCTGACCCCGGCGTTCGAAACGCGCCTGGTCAGCCCCGACGGCAAACCGGTGAACAGCTTCAGTGATGTCCTCATGCCGGTTGACGGCGAGCTCGAGAACGCCGACGTCATCATCCTCCCGGCATTTTGGGACGACTTCGACACCTTGTGCAGTCGATACCCACAAGTGCTGCCGTGGTTGCGCGAGCAACACGCCCGCGGCGCCGTGTTGTGCGGCGAAGCCACCGGCGTGTTCTGGCTGGCCGAAGCGGGCCTGCTCAACGGCAAGGAAGCGACCACCTACTGGCGCTTCTTCAACGCGTTTGCCGAGCGTTTCCCGAGGGTGTTCCTCAATCAGGACAAGCATCTGACCGACGCCGACAACCTCTACTGCGCCGGCGGCACCACGTCGGCCTGCGACCTCTACATTTACCTGATCGAACGTTTCTGCGGCGCCAATGTGGCGCAAGCCGTAGCACGCGACATTCTTTATGAAGTGCAGCGCAGCTACTCGCCGGGACGCATCGGTTTTGGCGGGCAGAAGCTGCATCAGGACGTGATCATCCTGCAGATCCAGCACTGGCTCGAAGAACATTTCGCCGACAAGTTCCGCTTCGAAGATGTCGCCCGCGAGCACGGCATGAGCATTCGCAACTTCATGCGCCGTTTCCAGACCGCGACCGGCGACAAGCCGTTGCACTACCTGCAACGACTGCGCATCGAGACGGCCAAGGGCTTGCTCTCGGGCAGTCGCAAGAGCATCAAGACCATCAGTTATGAGGTCGGCTACGACGACGCGAGCTTCTTTGCGCGCTTGTTCCGCCAGCACACCGAACTGTCGCCGAACCAGTATCGGCAGCAGTTTCAGCAGGCTGCTTAA
- a CDS encoding BON domain-containing protein has product MTSNRLGLLALTLCLGISGCTSVVNASREAPIEDDRGTRTFGSKIDDSLIETKVGVNVAKADPALDNDSHIVVTSFNGVVLLAGQTPREDLKAKAEQAAANVQRVKKVHNELQVLQPSSLLARQNDAWLTTKIKTQMLTDASIPGSRIKVVTENGIVYLLGLLTKQEATQATNLVQGISGVQKIVKLFEYID; this is encoded by the coding sequence ATGACCTCTAATCGCCTAGGCCTTCTGGCCTTGACCCTGTGCCTTGGTATCAGCGGCTGCACCTCGGTGGTAAATGCCAGCCGCGAAGCGCCGATTGAAGACGACCGCGGCACCCGCACCTTCGGCAGCAAGATCGACGACTCGCTGATCGAAACCAAAGTGGGCGTGAACGTGGCCAAAGCCGACCCGGCGCTGGACAATGATTCGCACATCGTCGTCACCAGCTTCAACGGTGTCGTCCTACTGGCTGGCCAGACGCCCCGTGAAGACCTCAAGGCCAAGGCCGAACAGGCCGCTGCCAACGTTCAGCGCGTGAAGAAGGTACACAACGAACTGCAAGTGCTGCAGCCCTCCTCCCTGCTGGCCCGCCAGAACGACGCGTGGCTGACCACCAAGATCAAGACCCAGATGCTCACCGACGCCAGCATTCCCGGCTCGCGCATCAAGGTCGTGACCGAGAACGGTATTGTCTATCTGCTGGGCCTGCTGACCAAGCAGGAAGCCACTCAGGCAACCAACCTGGTTCAGGGCATTTCTGGTGTGCAGAAGATTGTGAAGCTGTTCGAATACATCGACTGA
- a CDS encoding acyl-CoA dehydrogenase family protein, translating to MIPRTLFSSEHELFRDSVRTFLEKEAVPFHAQWEKQGYIDRQLWNKAGEAGMLCSHLPEEYGGLGADFLYSAVVIEEVGRLGLTGIGFSLHSDIVAPYILHYGSEALKHKYLPKLVSGEMVTAIAMTEPGAGSDLQGVKTTAVLDGDEYVINGSKTFITNGFLADLVIVVAKTDPKAGAKGTSLFLVEANTPGFDKGKRLEKVGMKAQDTSELFFQDVRVPKENLLGQAGAGFAYLMQELPQERLTVAIGGLASAEAALQWTLDYTRDRKAFGKAIADFQNTRFKLAEMATEIQIGRVFVDKCLELHLQGKLDVPTAAMAKYWGTDLQCKVLDECVQLHGGYGFMWEYPVARAWADARVQRIYAGTNEIMKEIIARSL from the coding sequence ATGATCCCCAGAACCTTGTTCAGCTCCGAGCACGAATTGTTCCGCGACAGCGTACGAACCTTCCTCGAAAAAGAGGCGGTGCCGTTTCATGCGCAGTGGGAAAAACAAGGCTATATCGACCGCCAGCTGTGGAACAAGGCAGGGGAGGCGGGAATGCTCTGCTCGCACCTGCCGGAAGAGTACGGTGGTCTGGGGGCGGACTTTCTTTACAGCGCGGTGGTGATCGAGGAGGTTGGCCGGTTGGGCCTGACCGGTATTGGTTTTTCACTGCATTCGGACATCGTCGCACCGTACATCCTGCATTACGGCAGCGAGGCGCTGAAACACAAATACCTGCCGAAACTGGTGTCGGGCGAGATGGTCACGGCGATTGCCATGACTGAGCCGGGCGCGGGCTCCGACTTGCAAGGCGTCAAGACCACAGCAGTACTGGACGGTGACGAATACGTGATCAACGGTTCGAAAACCTTCATCACCAACGGCTTCCTCGCCGATCTGGTGATCGTTGTTGCCAAGACCGATCCGAAAGCCGGAGCGAAGGGCACCAGCCTGTTTCTGGTCGAGGCGAATACGCCGGGTTTCGACAAGGGCAAACGCCTGGAGAAGGTCGGTATGAAGGCGCAGGACACCTCGGAACTGTTCTTCCAGGATGTACGCGTGCCGAAAGAAAACCTGTTGGGTCAGGCCGGGGCGGGGTTTGCCTATCTGATGCAGGAGCTGCCCCAGGAGCGTCTGACCGTGGCGATTGGTGGTCTGGCCTCGGCGGAAGCGGCGCTGCAATGGACACTCGATTACACCCGTGATCGCAAGGCGTTCGGCAAGGCGATTGCCGATTTCCAGAACACTCGCTTCAAGCTGGCGGAAATGGCCACGGAGATTCAGATCGGTCGGGTTTTTGTCGATAAGTGCCTGGAACTGCACCTGCAAGGCAAACTCGACGTACCGACCGCAGCGATGGCCAAATACTGGGGCACCGACCTGCAATGCAAGGTGCTCGACGAATGCGTGCAGTTGCATGGCGGTTACGGCTTCATGTGGGAATACCCGGTGGCGCGTGCCTGGGCGGACGCGCGAGTGCAGCGGATTTATGCCGGCACCAATGAAATCATGAAGGAGATTATTGCGCGGTCACTTTGA
- a CDS encoding glutathione S-transferase N-terminal domain-containing protein, which produces MGVTNRLACYSDPADHYSHRVRIVLAEKGVSAEIIYVEAGRQPPKLIEVNPYGSLPTLVDRDLALWESTVVMEYLDERYPHPPLMPVYPVARANSRLLIHRIQRDWCGLVDLILDPKSKEAARVVARKELRESLTGVSPLFADKPFFLSEEQSLVDCCLLPILWRLPILGIELPRPAKPLLDYMERQFAREAFQASLSGVERDMR; this is translated from the coding sequence ATGGGCGTGACCAATCGGTTGGCCTGTTACTCCGACCCCGCCGACCACTATTCCCACCGAGTGCGCATCGTGCTTGCAGAGAAGGGTGTCAGCGCCGAAATCATTTACGTGGAAGCTGGTCGCCAGCCGCCTAAACTGATTGAGGTGAACCCTTACGGAAGCCTGCCCACGCTGGTCGATCGCGACTTGGCGTTGTGGGAGTCGACCGTGGTGATGGAATATCTGGATGAGCGTTACCCGCACCCGCCGTTGATGCCGGTTTATCCGGTGGCGCGTGCCAACAGTCGTCTGCTGATTCACCGTATTCAGCGCGACTGGTGTGGTCTGGTGGATCTGATTCTTGATCCGAAGTCCAAAGAGGCCGCGCGAGTCGTGGCGCGCAAGGAATTGCGTGAAAGCCTGACGGGCGTGTCGCCGCTGTTTGCCGACAAGCCGTTTTTCCTCAGTGAGGAACAAAGTCTGGTGGATTGCTGCCTATTGCCAATACTCTGGCGTTTGCCGATTCTGGGTATTGAACTGCCGCGGCCGGCCAAGCCGCTGCTTGATTATATGGAGCGCCAGTTTGCGCGTGAGGCTTTCCAGGCGAGTCTGTCTGGTGTCGAACGCGATATGCGCTAA
- the rplM gene encoding 50S ribosomal protein L13: MKTFTAKPETVKRDWFVVDAAGQTLGRLATEIASRLRGKHKPEYTPHVDTGDYIVVINAEQIRVTGAKTTDKMYYSHSGFPGGIKSINFEKLIAKAPERVIETAVKGMLPKNPLGRDMYRKLKVYAGAAHPHTAQQPQELKF; encoded by the coding sequence ATGAAAACTTTTACTGCTAAACCGGAAACAGTAAAGCGCGACTGGTTTGTCGTCGACGCTGCTGGTCAGACCCTGGGTCGTCTGGCCACCGAAATCGCGAGCCGTCTGCGTGGCAAGCACAAGCCTGAGTACACTCCTCACGTTGACACCGGCGACTACATCGTCGTAATCAACGCTGAGCAGATCCGTGTTACCGGCGCTAAAACCACTGACAAAATGTACTACTCCCACTCCGGTTTCCCGGGCGGCATCAAGTCGATCAACTTTGAAAAGCTGATCGCTAAAGCCCCTGAGCGCGTGATCGAGACCGCGGTTAAAGGCATGCTGCCTAAAAACCCACTGGGTCGCGACATGTACCGTAAGCTGAAAGTCTATGCGGGCGCTGCACACCCACATACTGCTCAGCAGCCCCAAGAACTGAAGTTTTAA
- a CDS encoding cytochrome c1: MKKLFFALIFAALPVLSFAAEHGGPELEKVDIDVSDKAALQDGARTFANYCMGCHSAKFQRYERVADDLGVPHELMLEKLVFTGAKIGDHMNIGMQPADAKTWFGAAPPDLTLVARVRGTDWLYGYLKSFYEDPARPWGVNNKVFPNVGMPNVLVGLQGRQVVGCKQVQIVEDGKKQYDPLTGTPLTHEACDQLTIVPKTGALNEEQFDEKVKNLVTFLAYSANPVKLQHQRIGTYVLLYLAFFFVFAYLLKREYWKDVH; this comes from the coding sequence ATGAAAAAGTTATTTTTTGCTCTGATTTTTGCTGCGCTGCCTGTGCTGTCCTTCGCCGCTGAACATGGTGGTCCAGAGCTGGAAAAGGTCGACATCGACGTTTCCGACAAGGCTGCCCTGCAAGATGGTGCGCGCACTTTTGCCAACTACTGCATGGGTTGCCACAGTGCCAAGTTCCAGCGTTACGAGCGGGTTGCCGATGATCTCGGTGTGCCGCATGAGCTGATGCTGGAGAAGCTTGTGTTCACGGGGGCCAAGATCGGTGATCACATGAACATCGGCATGCAACCGGCCGACGCCAAGACCTGGTTTGGCGCTGCGCCACCGGATCTGACGCTGGTGGCACGCGTGCGTGGCACTGACTGGCTGTACGGTTACCTGAAGTCGTTCTACGAAGATCCGGCGCGTCCGTGGGGCGTGAACAACAAGGTTTTCCCGAACGTCGGTATGCCTAACGTGCTGGTCGGCCTGCAAGGTCGACAGGTGGTGGGTTGCAAGCAGGTGCAGATCGTCGAAGACGGCAAGAAGCAATATGATCCGCTGACCGGTACGCCGTTGACACATGAAGCGTGCGATCAGTTGACCATCGTGCCGAAAACCGGTGCTCTTAACGAAGAGCAGTTCGATGAGAAGGTCAAGAATCTGGTAACCTTCCTGGCTTACTCGGCTAACCCGGTTAAGCTGCAACATCAGCGCATCGGTACTTACGTCTTGCTGTACCTGGCGTTCTTCTTTGTGTTCGCCTACCTGCTCAAGCGTGAATACTGGAAAGACGTGCACTGA
- a CDS encoding ClpXP protease specificity-enhancing factor — protein MNSSRPYLVRALYEWIVDNDCTPHMLVNSEYPAVQVPQGFASDGQIVLNISPSAVRHLHMDNDVVTFEGRFGGVPHSLYVPISAILGIYARENGQGMVFDIESPMDDEDDIEPDDDLPPPDSEPPRPSGRPSLKVVK, from the coding sequence ATGAACTCCAGTCGACCTTATCTGGTCCGCGCGCTCTACGAGTGGATTGTGGATAACGATTGCACCCCGCACATGCTGGTCAATTCCGAATACCCGGCGGTGCAAGTGCCACAGGGTTTTGCCAGCGACGGGCAGATTGTCCTGAACATCTCGCCTAGTGCCGTGCGCCACTTGCATATGGACAACGACGTGGTGACCTTCGAAGGTCGCTTCGGTGGTGTTCCGCACAGTCTGTACGTGCCGATCAGCGCGATCCTGGGTATTTATGCCCGGGAGAACGGTCAGGGCATGGTGTTCGATATCGAGTCGCCGATGGATGACGAAGACGATATCGAACCGGATGATGATCTGCCGCCACCGGACAGCGAGCCACCGCGCCCAAGCGGCCGGCCAAGTCTGAAAGTGGTGAAATAA
- the rpsI gene encoding 30S ribosomal protein S9 — protein MSATQNYGTGRRKTATARVFLRPGTGKISINNRSLDNFFGRETARMVVRQPLELTETVEKFDIYVTVIGGGVSGQAGAIRHGITRALMDYDETLRGALRKAGFVTRDAREVERKKVGLRKARKRPQYSKR, from the coding sequence ATGTCGGCGACTCAAAATTACGGCACTGGCCGTCGCAAGACCGCAACCGCACGCGTTTTCCTGCGTCCGGGTACTGGTAAGATCTCCATCAACAACCGTTCGCTGGATAACTTCTTCGGCCGCGAAACTGCCCGCATGGTAGTTCGTCAGCCGCTGGAGCTGACCGAGACTGTCGAGAAGTTCGACATCTACGTCACCGTGATCGGTGGTGGTGTAAGTGGTCAAGCTGGCGCAATCCGCCACGGCATCACTCGCGCTCTGATGGACTACGACGAAACCCTGCGTGGCGCTCTGCGCAAAGCTGGCTTCGTTACTCGCGACGCCCGTGAAGTTGAACGTAAGAAAGTTGGTCTGCGTAAAGCGCGTAAGCGTCCGCAGTACTCGAAGCGTTAA
- a CDS encoding NADP(H)-dependent aldo-keto reductase encodes MDYRQLGRTDLNVSAICLGTMTWGEQNTEAEAFAQIERAKEAGINFIDTAEMYPVPPKADTYATTERYIGNYFKSRGDRADWILASKIAGPGNTIDYIRDKNLRHNRQHITEALDASLKRLQTDYIDLYQLHWPERSTNFFGQLGYKHKIEANLTPLEDTLEALDEQVKAGKIRHIGLSNETPWGTMRFLALAEARGWPRAVSIQNPYNLLNRSFEVGLAEIAIREQCGLLAYSPLAFGFLSGKYEGGARPPKGRLSLYSRFSRYFNPQSEAACSRYVALAREHGLDPAQMALAFVTQQPFVTSNIIGATTLAQLDSNIASFDLKLSDEVLAGIEAIHKDHPNPAP; translated from the coding sequence ATGGACTATCGCCAGCTAGGCCGTACCGACCTGAACGTGAGTGCAATCTGCCTCGGCACCATGACCTGGGGCGAGCAAAACACTGAAGCTGAAGCCTTCGCGCAGATAGAACGGGCCAAAGAGGCCGGGATCAATTTCATCGACACTGCCGAGATGTATCCGGTGCCACCGAAAGCTGACACCTACGCCACCACAGAGCGCTACATCGGCAATTATTTCAAAAGCCGTGGCGATCGCGCCGACTGGATCCTTGCCAGCAAAATCGCCGGCCCCGGCAACACCATCGACTACATCCGCGACAAAAACCTGCGCCACAATCGCCAGCACATCACCGAAGCGCTAGATGCCAGCCTCAAGCGCCTGCAAACCGACTACATCGACCTCTACCAGTTGCACTGGCCGGAGCGCAGCACCAACTTTTTCGGACAGCTGGGCTACAAACACAAGATCGAAGCCAACCTCACGCCGCTCGAAGACACCCTCGAAGCGCTCGATGAGCAGGTGAAGGCCGGCAAGATCCGCCACATCGGCCTGTCCAACGAAACACCGTGGGGCACCATGCGCTTCCTCGCCCTGGCCGAAGCCCGTGGCTGGCCGCGTGCGGTGTCGATCCAGAACCCCTACAACCTGCTCAACCGCAGCTTTGAAGTCGGTCTGGCGGAAATCGCCATCCGCGAACAGTGCGGCCTGCTCGCCTATTCGCCACTGGCGTTCGGTTTCCTCTCGGGCAAGTACGAAGGTGGCGCGCGCCCACCGAAGGGCCGCCTGAGTCTCTACAGCCGCTTCAGCCGCTACTTCAATCCACAATCGGAAGCAGCGTGCAGCCGTTACGTGGCGCTGGCGCGTGAACATGGCCTGGACCCAGCGCAAATGGCGCTGGCGTTCGTGACTCAGCAACCGTTCGTCACCAGCAACATCATTGGTGCGACGACGCTTGCGCAACTGGACAGCAACATTGCCAGTTTTGATCTGAAGCTATCCGATGAAGTGCTGGCGGGGATCGAGGCGATTCACAAGGATCATCCGAACCCGGCGCCTTGA
- a CDS encoding cytochrome b: protein MSKFMDWVDARFPATKMWEDHLSKYYAPKNFNFFYFFGSLALLVLVNQIVTGVWLTMSYTPSAEEAFASVEYIMRDVEYGSILRLLHSTGASAFFIVVYLHMFRGLLYGSYQKPRELVWVFGMLIYLALMAEAFMGYLLPWGQMSYWGAQVIISLFGAIPVIGNDLTQWIRGDYLISGITLNRFFALHVVALPIVILGLVVLHILALHEVGSNNPDGVDIKKHKDENGIPLDGIAFHPYYTVKDIVGVVVFLFIFCFIVFFFPEMGGYFLEKPNFEPANPFKTPEHIAPVWYFTPFYAILRAIPDKLMGVIAMGAAIAVLFVLPWLDRSPVKSMRYKGWMSKIWLLVFCVSFVILGILGVLAPTPERTLLSQVCTFLYFAYFILMPFYTRLEKTKPVPERVTG from the coding sequence ATGAGCAAGTTCATGGATTGGGTGGATGCGCGCTTCCCTGCGACCAAAATGTGGGAAGACCATCTCAGCAAGTATTACGCTCCAAAAAACTTCAACTTCTTCTATTTCTTCGGCTCGCTGGCGCTGCTGGTCCTGGTTAACCAGATCGTCACCGGTGTCTGGCTGACGATGAGCTACACACCGTCGGCAGAAGAAGCGTTCGCTTCCGTCGAATACATCATGCGCGACGTCGAGTACGGCTCGATCCTGCGTCTGTTGCACTCAACCGGCGCTTCGGCGTTCTTCATCGTGGTCTATCTGCACATGTTCCGTGGCTTGCTCTACGGTTCGTACCAGAAGCCGCGTGAGCTGGTCTGGGTATTCGGCATGCTGATTTATCTGGCGCTGATGGCCGAAGCATTCATGGGGTATCTGCTGCCGTGGGGCCAGATGTCCTACTGGGGCGCCCAGGTGATCATCTCGCTGTTTGGCGCGATTCCAGTCATCGGCAACGACCTGACGCAGTGGATTCGTGGTGACTACCTGATCTCGGGGATCACCCTGAACCGCTTCTTTGCCTTGCACGTCGTGGCCCTGCCGATCGTGATTCTCGGTCTGGTGGTGTTGCACATTCTGGCACTGCACGAAGTCGGCTCGAACAACCCTGACGGCGTCGATATCAAGAAGCACAAAGACGAAAACGGCATCCCGCTGGATGGCATTGCCTTCCACCCTTACTACACCGTGAAAGACATTGTCGGTGTCGTGGTGTTCCTGTTCATCTTCTGTTTTATTGTGTTCTTCTTCCCGGAAATGGGCGGCTACTTCCTCGAAAAACCAAACTTTGAACCGGCCAACCCGTTCAAGACACCTGAGCACATTGCGCCGGTTTGGTATTTCACACCGTTCTACGCGATTCTGCGGGCGATCCCGGACAAACTTATGGGCGTTATCGCCATGGGCGCGGCGATTGCGGTGCTGTTTGTCCTGCCATGGCTCGACCGCAGCCCGGTCAAATCGATGCGCTACAAAGGCTGGATGAGCAAAATCTGGCTGCTGGTGTTCTGCGTTTCGTTCGTCATCCTCGGCATTCTGGGTGTGTTAGCCCCGACGCCGGAGCGAACCTTGTTGTCGCAGGTCTGCACCTTCCTGTACTTCGCCTACTTCATTCTGATGCCGTTCTACACCAGGCTCGAGAAGACCAAACCGGTTCCGGAAAGGGTGACTGGCTGA
- a CDS encoding flavin monoamine oxidase family protein — protein sequence MTIGSSYNYPSQANGDTTRAKRSKHSPWAGRFPNPPDLCFDYRALVEQANGVAQATAPQHKICIIGAGITGLTAARELHRCGFTDITLIEQSTRVGGRHLTVPGSPRSSASHTPFEMGAMRMPFFNRAGESPTEGRSLMAYYTKAFDLAFSDFANPGSQWVTSTGIFLREGSMSDERTPQMLIWKNADGDTAPPGADLQAVHAKWKAFADRMTRHVARAYASNEWEAMWAAIVEKYESVSFRDLVSMAVLDTWDTNAPGDFGGMGMNAKESALFYAIGIGDGSWGAFYDVCSLYPLRTAIFGFSSQLQLIQGRVNAAGDPLADSPLLHSNAIFDSTGQSFEKPRYIGLAALAECLLFMKPDEAADSFYEHCLKRPDGLLMDTSVTRIEKLGNLKSRVYFNVRHSMPQYTQEQFDDFDSVIITLPSWLLETRVKLENFTPQMLPFEIINAYKTAHWETSCKVFAPLKKSFLSGKSKIPQAIVTDSFIHDVYTYRYNDNYSYDCILLSYTWEDDATKLGLFTDKELVTRCAKELDRILMKSANIQERISPYIGLDKAVVHRWITDKNALGCAKLYRPGGYYDAVSLMKYNRDFAHASGLYLCGESFSVDAGWTEPCFRGAIDAVIHICDKTAATFNGGFSMSDYPHYKIAT from the coding sequence GTGACTATTGGATCAAGCTATAACTACCCGTCGCAAGCGAACGGCGACACCACACGCGCCAAGCGCTCGAAGCACTCACCCTGGGCTGGCCGTTTCCCCAACCCTCCTGACTTGTGTTTCGACTATCGAGCACTGGTCGAACAGGCAAACGGCGTCGCACAAGCGACTGCACCGCAACACAAAATCTGCATCATCGGCGCCGGCATCACAGGCCTCACTGCGGCGAGGGAATTGCACCGCTGCGGTTTTACCGACATCACATTGATCGAACAATCCACCCGCGTGGGCGGCAGACACCTGACCGTGCCAGGCAGCCCGCGCTCGTCGGCCAGCCATACGCCGTTTGAAATGGGCGCGATGCGCATGCCCTTTTTCAATCGAGCGGGCGAATCGCCAACAGAGGGGCGCTCGCTGATGGCTTATTACACCAAAGCGTTTGACCTGGCCTTTTCGGACTTCGCCAATCCAGGCAGCCAATGGGTCACTTCTACCGGCATCTTCCTGCGTGAAGGCAGCATGAGCGATGAACGGACGCCGCAAATGCTCATCTGGAAAAATGCAGACGGTGACACAGCCCCACCCGGAGCAGACCTGCAGGCGGTTCATGCCAAATGGAAGGCATTCGCCGATCGCATGACACGCCACGTTGCGCGCGCTTACGCAAGCAATGAATGGGAAGCGATGTGGGCCGCCATTGTCGAAAAATACGAAAGCGTGTCCTTTCGAGATCTGGTCAGCATGGCGGTGCTCGATACCTGGGACACAAATGCGCCTGGTGACTTTGGCGGTATGGGAATGAATGCGAAGGAATCGGCGCTGTTCTATGCCATCGGTATCGGCGATGGCAGTTGGGGGGCTTTTTATGACGTGTGTTCACTCTACCCGTTACGCACCGCCATTTTTGGTTTCAGCAGCCAGTTGCAACTGATCCAGGGTCGCGTCAACGCGGCGGGTGATCCGTTAGCCGACTCCCCCCTTCTGCACAGTAATGCGATATTTGACTCCACCGGACAAAGCTTCGAAAAACCCCGCTACATCGGGCTCGCAGCGCTCGCTGAATGCCTGCTGTTCATGAAACCCGATGAAGCCGCCGACTCCTTCTACGAGCATTGCCTGAAACGACCTGACGGTTTGCTCATGGATACCTCTGTTACCCGCATCGAGAAACTCGGCAACTTGAAGTCGCGAGTGTATTTCAACGTCAGGCACAGCATGCCCCAATATACCCAGGAGCAATTCGATGACTTTGACTCGGTCATCATCACACTGCCTTCCTGGCTACTTGAAACCCGGGTAAAACTCGAAAATTTCACGCCGCAAATGCTGCCCTTCGAGATCATCAACGCTTACAAGACGGCGCATTGGGAAACCAGCTGCAAGGTCTTCGCCCCCCTGAAAAAATCATTCTTGTCAGGCAAGAGCAAAATCCCCCAGGCCATCGTCACCGACAGTTTCATCCACGATGTTTATACCTATCGCTACAACGACAACTACAGCTACGACTGCATTCTCCTGAGTTATACCTGGGAAGATGACGCCACCAAGCTCGGTCTGTTCACCGACAAGGAGTTGGTGACCCGATGCGCCAAGGAGCTGGATCGAATCCTGATGAAATCAGCCAATATCCAGGAACGTATTTCTCCGTATATAGGGCTCGATAAAGCCGTGGTACATCGCTGGATCACCGACAAAAATGCGCTGGGATGCGCAAAGCTTTATCGACCCGGTGGCTACTACGATGCTGTCAGCCTGATGAAATACAACCGCGATTTCGCCCACGCCTCGGGACTGTATCTGTGTGGCGAATCGTTTTCGGTGGATGCCGGCTGGACAGAACCGTGCTTCAGAGGCGCTATCGACGCAGTCATTCACATCTGTGACAAAACCGCGGCGACCTTCAATGGCGGTTTTTCGATGAGCGATTACCCGCACTACAAAATCGCAACCTGA
- the petA gene encoding ubiquinol-cytochrome c reductase iron-sulfur subunit, protein MSNDGVNAGRRRFLVAATSVVGAAGAVGAAVPFVGSWFPSAKAKAAGAPVKVNVSKIEPGQQMIAEWRGQPVFIVRRTAEILGNLKKIEGQLSDPTSKNSTQPTYVDPEVRSIKPEILLLIGICTHLGCSPTFRPEVAPADLGKDWVGGYFCPCHGSHYDLAGRVYKSQPAPLNLPVPPHSYETDDLIVIGVDTEKA, encoded by the coding sequence ATGAGCAATGACGGCGTGAATGCAGGCCGGCGTCGCTTCTTGGTAGCAGCCACATCCGTGGTGGGTGCTGCAGGAGCGGTGGGGGCTGCGGTCCCGTTCGTGGGGTCATGGTTTCCCAGTGCCAAGGCGAAAGCCGCCGGTGCACCGGTGAAAGTGAATGTCAGCAAGATCGAGCCAGGACAGCAGATGATTGCTGAGTGGCGCGGCCAGCCGGTGTTCATTGTCCGCCGTACTGCGGAAATCCTGGGGAATCTCAAGAAGATCGAGGGCCAGCTCTCCGATCCAACCTCCAAAAACTCCACGCAACCCACCTATGTCGACCCTGAAGTGCGATCGATCAAGCCGGAAATTCTCCTGCTGATCGGGATCTGCACGCACTTGGGTTGCTCACCGACCTTCCGTCCCGAGGTGGCACCTGCGGATCTGGGTAAAGACTGGGTAGGTGGTTATTTCTGCCCTTGCCACGGTTCCCACTACGATCTGGCTGGCCGCGTCTACAAGTCGCAACCTGCGCCTTTGAACCTGCCAGTTCCCCCGCATTCCTATGAGACCGATGACCTGATTGTCATTGGCGTCGATACGGAGAAAGCGTGA